Proteins found in one Actinomycetota bacterium genomic segment:
- a CDS encoding right-handed parallel beta-helix repeat-containing protein, which produces MKQLAWTGGRFCTRLLIPFSIIVFISLLAVSMAPAAGTSTKYISTSGTGGDCSSIGIWDQYSKTCTLTSDLTFTGSNGIIISSDGVTLDGGGHFITDTGSFTTGGAMSIRTGVTIRNLTIRNFGTGILVQASKNTTITGNTLENNTTGISVSISTASSIYNNNFVNNATQATVSGGSGNVFSKDTAGGNYWSSFDTPGEGCSDNNGDSFCDAAYAFTGGQDIQAYTSAGGWDLVHPPDSAPPEILSVEPAGTINSGSATVKVYYRDTGSNINLASVAVYLDGNLLGGCAATQESTGCAVHGMALGAHSISGSVADNRGNTSTFSGAFTFTDNLAPVVSGIQPSGMIDSGSAGISAYFSDGDGSGIASATAAVYLDGARLAGCTGSAAAVSCSASGLADGSHTIAVYVDDISGNHGSGSGSFTVDKTVPTVSSVQPSGTVASSSQTVSAVFSDAGSGIDTASVSVYLDGVRIPACSADASGVSCGVSGLATGPHVISGSVSDGAGNSSPISGSFDFVDSIAPVISNILPTGTINTASTVVYADFTDGAGSGIDLASVAVYVDGGRLSGCSITAASAACGVYGLANGSHSITAQAGDLAGNHGGASGSFTVDTSSPPVSPTRYIRNNVTGGDCTAIGVWDQYSKTCTLTTDLNFTNNGISIVDNGITLDGNGHTISGADAFTMGWSLQVKSNVTVRNLTIRNFGYGIYLQAASHNIITGNTITGNNYGLYLSASSDNYIYHNNFEGNTTQAFMTGGSGNSLDMPSPTGGNYWSDYDTPPEGCINTDGDYFCDAALAVYGGADHLPWTARNGWSGGSPPLSSGKPSLSLSLPHPRWASYADYLAHTLTVDWSLANAGANIAYAVQITASINSNGVTMTTPLPVPAGDIASGSSASLTLKYSVPSGVGSWRSTLYASALDGAGNAYTYP; this is translated from the coding sequence CCGCCGGCACCTCCACAAAATACATCTCCACAAGCGGCACCGGCGGGGACTGTTCCTCGATCGGGATCTGGGACCAGTACAGCAAGACCTGCACGCTGACCTCTGATCTGACCTTCACCGGCAGCAACGGCATCATCATCAGCAGCGACGGCGTCACTCTCGACGGCGGCGGCCACTTCATCACCGACACCGGCAGCTTTACCACCGGCGGCGCCATGTCCATTCGCACCGGCGTCACCATCAGGAATCTGACGATACGGAATTTCGGCACCGGCATCCTGGTGCAGGCCTCGAAGAACACCACGATCACCGGCAACACTCTCGAAAACAACACTACCGGCATCAGTGTCAGCATCTCCACCGCCAGCTCCATTTATAACAATAATTTTGTCAACAACGCCACGCAGGCCACCGTCAGCGGCGGCTCCGGAAATGTCTTCAGCAAAGACACGGCCGGAGGCAACTACTGGAGCAGTTTTGATACCCCTGGCGAGGGTTGCAGCGACAACAACGGCGATTCCTTCTGTGACGCCGCCTATGCCTTTACCGGCGGCCAGGATATCCAGGCTTACACCTCAGCCGGCGGCTGGGACCTCGTGCATCCGCCTGACTCGGCGCCGCCGGAGATCCTTTCAGTCGAGCCCGCCGGCACTATCAACTCAGGTTCCGCGACCGTCAAGGTCTATTACCGGGATACCGGCAGCAATATCAACCTGGCTTCAGTTGCCGTCTATCTCGATGGAAATCTGCTGGGCGGTTGCGCCGCCACACAGGAGAGCACCGGCTGCGCTGTCCACGGAATGGCGCTCGGAGCTCACTCGATCAGCGGTTCGGTCGCGGATAATCGCGGCAATACCAGCACTTTCAGCGGCGCGTTCACTTTTACTGACAACCTGGCGCCGGTGGTAAGCGGCATCCAGCCATCCGGCATGATCGATTCGGGCTCCGCCGGCATCAGCGCCTACTTCAGCGACGGCGACGGCTCGGGCATCGCCAGCGCCACGGCCGCCGTATATCTCGACGGCGCCAGGCTGGCCGGTTGCACAGGCTCGGCGGCGGCAGTCAGCTGTTCGGCATCCGGCCTTGCCGACGGCAGCCACACGATCGCGGTTTATGTAGATGACATTTCCGGCAATCACGGTTCCGGCTCGGGTTCCTTCACCGTGGACAAGACTGTGCCCACCGTCAGCTCGGTGCAGCCATCCGGCACGGTCGCCAGTAGCTCCCAGACCGTTTCGGCTGTATTCTCCGACGCCGGCAGCGGCATCGACACGGCTTCAGTGAGCGTCTATCTCGACGGCGTCAGGATCCCCGCCTGCAGCGCGGACGCTTCGGGAGTCAGCTGCGGCGTTTCCGGACTTGCCACGGGTCCGCATGTTATCAGCGGCTCGGTATCGGACGGCGCCGGCAATTCCAGCCCCATCAGCGGGTCTTTCGACTTTGTCGACAGCATCGCTCCCGTGATCAGCAATATCCTGCCCACTGGCACAATCAACACGGCTTCGACGGTCGTATATGCTGATTTCACCGATGGCGCCGGTTCCGGGATCGACCTTGCCAGCGTCGCTGTCTACGTAGATGGCGGCCGGCTCTCCGGCTGCTCGATAACCGCGGCCAGCGCGGCCTGCGGCGTCTACGGGCTGGCAAATGGCAGCCATTCGATAACCGCCCAGGCCGGCGACCTGGCTGGGAATCACGGCGGCGCCAGCGGTTCCTTCACGGTCGACACCAGCTCACCGCCGGTTTCGCCGACACGCTACATCCGCAACAACGTCACCGGCGGCGACTGCACCGCCATCGGTGTCTGGGATCAGTACAGCAAGACCTGCACACTTACCACCGATCTGAACTTCACCAATAACGGCATATCCATTGTTGATAACGGAATCACCCTTGATGGAAACGGCCATACGATCTCGGGGGCTGATGCATTCACCATGGGCTGGTCCCTGCAGGTTAAATCAAATGTCACGGTCAGGAACCTGACCATCAGGAATTTCGGCTACGGCATCTATCTACAGGCCGCCAGCCACAACATCATCACCGGCAACACCATCACCGGCAACAATTACGGCCTGTATCTTTCCGCATCGAGCGATAACTACATCTATCACAACAACTTCGAGGGCAACACGACCCAGGCGTTCATGACCGGGGGAAGCGGCAACTCCCTGGACATGCCGTCTCCCACCGGCGGCAATTACTGGAGTGATTACGACACGCCACCGGAGGGATGCATCAATACGGACGGAGATTATTTCTGTGACGCAGCCCTGGCCGTCTACGGCGGCGCCGATCATCTTCCCTGGACAGCCAGAAACGGATGGAGCGGGGGGTCGCCGCCGCTGTCTTCCGGCAAACCGTCGCTGAGCCTCAGCTTGCCTCATCCCAGATGGGCTTCATATGCCGATTACCTTGCGCATACTCTTACAGTAGACTGGTCCCTTGCCAATGCCGGGGCGAACATCGCCTACGCGGTGCAGATCACCGCCAGCATCAACAGCAACGGCGTTACCATGACCACGCCGCTGCCCGTCCCGGCCGGAGACATCGCATCCGGTTCCTCAGCATCGCTCACGCTCAAATACAGTGTGCCGAGCGGCGTAGGCAGTTGGAGATCGACTCTTTATGCCAGCGCCCTGGACGGCGCCGGCAACGCCTACACGTATCCGTAA
- a CDS encoding right-handed parallel beta-helix repeat-containing protein has product MKGPRAYPGTFAGRQSSFRVGVMLAVLAFSLLVFLVPVQFTSGIALGSLAVADPTIHIIDDSTGGDCPAVGVWNAGAHKCTLSRDILVDDYAVGIEIDSDGVTLDGAAHTIGPFATAGVIGVNVANRTGVTIENLNIQGMFYGVYLQGSSGNMVSYVNALFSGLPVSVPGGPFAGDGIRLEGSDGNVLLGNNLVANYNCGIEAIGSSNNVITGNTISANGLAEAAWGDGILLQSGANGNSIFENWIESNIVDGISIMDSAGNTIHRNNFVNNPTQAVVTGVSSGNSFNMDAPNGGNYWSDYDSPATGCNNLNGDVFCDAAYILSGGQDNLPWTTANGWTTAIAKPALALKVPSAHWASYADYVFRELTVDWTLANNGTTKAFGARLTGNTNTDGVTLLTALPSPAADIEPLSSAVFTLRYQIPENTGSWRSSMTVSASDGSGTSYTYP; this is encoded by the coding sequence GTGAAGGGTCCAAGAGCGTATCCCGGCACATTTGCCGGCAGGCAGTCTTCTTTTCGTGTGGGCGTCATGCTCGCGGTCCTCGCTTTTTCTCTGCTGGTATTCCTGGTTCCCGTACAGTTCACGTCCGGCATCGCCCTTGGTTCACTGGCGGTGGCCGATCCGACTATCCATATAATCGATGATTCGACCGGCGGCGATTGTCCCGCGGTCGGCGTCTGGAATGCCGGCGCGCACAAATGCACCCTTTCCCGCGATATTCTGGTCGATGACTACGCCGTAGGCATCGAAATCGACAGCGACGGCGTGACTCTCGACGGAGCCGCGCACACCATCGGCCCTTTCGCCACCGCCGGCGTCATCGGCGTCAATGTGGCCAACCGCACCGGTGTCACCATCGAGAATCTGAATATCCAGGGGATGTTCTACGGCGTCTATCTGCAGGGCTCCAGTGGCAACATGGTGTCGTACGTCAATGCTCTCTTCAGCGGCCTCCCCGTGAGTGTGCCGGGCGGCCCCTTCGCCGGAGACGGCATCAGGCTTGAAGGCTCCGACGGCAACGTGCTGCTGGGCAACAACCTGGTCGCCAATTACAACTGCGGCATCGAAGCGATCGGCTCCTCCAACAACGTCATCACCGGCAACACCATCAGCGCCAACGGGCTGGCGGAGGCAGCCTGGGGAGATGGGATCCTGCTGCAGTCAGGCGCGAACGGCAACTCGATTTTCGAGAACTGGATCGAAAGCAATATCGTCGATGGAATCAGCATCATGGATTCGGCCGGCAATACCATACATCGCAACAACTTTGTCAACAATCCTACTCAGGCTGTGGTGACCGGCGTCAGCAGCGGCAACAGCTTCAACATGGACGCGCCTAACGGCGGCAACTACTGGAGCGATTACGACTCGCCCGCCACTGGTTGCAACAACCTCAACGGTGACGTGTTTTGCGACGCGGCATACATCTTGAGCGGCGGCCAGGACAACCTGCCATGGACAACGGCCAACGGCTGGACCACGGCGATCGCCAAGCCGGCGCTCGCTCTCAAAGTGCCCTCGGCTCACTGGGCTTCGTACGCGGATTACGTCTTCAGGGAACTGACTGTCGACTGGACGCTGGCTAACAACGGCACGACCAAGGCCTTCGGCGCCAGGTTGACAGGAAACACGAATACCGACGGTGTTACCCTGTTGACGGCGCTGCCTTCACCGGCGGCGGATATCGAGCCGCTGTCTTCGGCAGTCTTCACTCTCAGGTATCAGATACCTGAAAACACCGGAAGCTGGCGGTCGAGCATGACCGTGAGCGCCAGCGACGGCTCCGGCACCTCTTACACGTATCCCTAG